A stretch of DNA from Limnothrix sp. FACHB-406:
GCGGATCGAAAATTTGTGATCTACATCACTCTTTGATCCTGAACGGGGGATCACCACAGCGTCCCAATCACAACCGAATTGCCCCCATGCCCAAACTCGCGATCGGGGCCAGAAAACCTTGACAGAGACCTAGCTTCCAATCCCGATCAATCGGTAAACTAGGTTACGATCGCACCGATCGAAGTCATGTTGTGGTAGAGCTTTCCTTCGATGTGATCGTTTGCCCACCGTTTACTCTTCGCCTTTAGAGGTTCCTGCTCGTGCGATCGCGAAACGCTTCCCAAATTGACTCTTCGATCGTGCCTGTGACGCGGCGCACGGGCGCTTATGCTCTGCTCGATAGCCTGTGCCGTCATGGTGTGAAGCACATTTTCGGCTATCCCGGCGGCGCGATCCTGCCGATCTATGACGAACTCTACGGCTTTGAAGTATCGGGCCAACTGAAACATATTTTGGTGCGCCATGAACAGGGCGCGGCCCACGCGGCGGATGGTTACGCCCGCGCCACCGGTCAGGTAGGGGTTTGCTTCGGAACTTCTGGCCCCGGAGCCACCAACCTGGTGACGGGGATTGCCACGGCCCACATGGACTCGATTCCCTTGGTGGTGATTACAGGCCAAGTACCGCGCACGGCGATCGGGACTGATGCGTTCCAAGAAACGGATATTTGGGGCATTACGCTGCCGATCGTTAAGCATTCCTACGTGGTGCGCGATCCGGCCGATATGGCGGCGATCGTGGCGGAAGCGTTCTATATCGCCTCTTCCGGTCGTCCGGGCCCGGTGCTGATTGACGTGCCCAAGGATGTGGGCCTGGAAGAATTTGACTATGTGCCGGTGGAGCCAGGATCGATCCGGCCGGCGGGCTACAAGCCGACCGTGAAGGGCAACCCGCGCCAAATCACCCAGGCGATCGAACTGATTCGCCATAGTCAGCGTCCCTTGCTCTATGTGGGTGGCGGGGCGATCGCGGCTGGGGCCCACGCGGAAATTGCCCGTTTGGCCGACCATTTCCGCCTGCCCACCACCACGACTCTGATGGGTAAGGGGGCCTTTGATGAGCATCACCCTCTGGCCTTGGGCATGTTGGGGATGCATGGCACGGCCTACGCCAACTTCGCCGTGACCGAGTGCGATTTGTTGATTGCGGTGGGGGCGCGGTTTGACGATCGCGTCACCGGCAAGCTCGATGAGTTCGCCAGCCGTGCCAAGGTGATCCACATCGACATCGACCCGGCCGAGGTGGGCAAAACCCGCGTGCCCGATGTGCCGATCGTCGGTGATGTGAAGCAAGTGCTGATTGAACTGCTCGATCGGGTGCGGGAGCTGGAAATCGTCAGCGATCCGGCCCAAACGGCCGCTTGGCACACCCGCATCAACCAATGGAAAACTGACTATCCCTTGGTAGTCCCCAGCTACGACAACGAAATCGCCCCCCAAGAAGTGATCGTCGAACTGGGTCGCCAAGCCCCCGATGCTTACTACACCACCGATGTGGGGCAGCACCAAATGTGGGCGGCGCAGTTCCTGAAGAACGGCCCCCGTCGTTGGATTTCCAGCGCTGGCTTGGGAACCATGGGCTTCGGGATTCCGGCGGCCATGGGCGCGAAGGTGGCCTTGCCAGATCACCAAGTGATTTGTGTGGCCGGCGATGCCAGTGTGCAAATGAACATTCAAGAGCTGGGAACCCTGGCCCAGTTTGGAATCAACGCCAAGACCGTGATTGTGAACAACGGCTGGCAAGGGATGGTGCGCCAATGGCAGGAAGCCTTCTATGGTGAGCGCTACTCGTCGTCCAACATGGAAGTGGGGATGCCCGACTTTGGCAAGTTGGCCGAAGCCTTTGGCATCAAGGGCATCTTGGTGACGGAGCGCAGCCAGCTTGCGCCGGCCGTCGCAGAAATGCTGGCTTATGATGGCCCGGTGCTGTTGGATGTGCGGGTGCGGCGCGATGAAAACTGTTACCCGATGGTGGCTCCTGGTAAGAGCAATGCCCAAATGTTGGGTTTGCCGGAAGTGAAGCGGGAAACCCCCGTGAGCCACCAAACTTGCACCAACTGTCAGACGGATAATCACCCGAGCCACCAGTTCTGTTCCCATTGCGGGGCCAAGCTGTAGGGCTTGAGAGTTGGCTAGTAGCGTGACAGGCTTAAGGCATTGGGTCAAAGTTGCGGAGCCAGTCGTGGTAACAAGGGGCTTAAGCCCCTTGCTGCTTAACGATTAGGTGACGGTAACAGTCATGTGCTTTGACCAAGCGAATTAAGGTAGCCGCGCTACTAGGAACTGTTGAAAAAGCCTGTTGGATCTATTGGATCTATCAGAGTTGGCTCTAGTTGGCTCTAATAGACCGCTTTCGATGGGTCTATCCGATCAAAAACAATCAACAGGTTTCAACGGCCCGGCTCGCAATCACTGCCCAAGTCTGAAATTACAGCGGCGATCGACCCATTCTCCATACCCAGATCTACGCGATCGGGCTGGAGGTGAGTTGGTGGCCGCTCTTTGTTGTGGGTTTGGATTCCCGGTTTCCCGGTTGCCCGATTGCCTGGCCCTTGCTGACGATCGCGTTATGGATCGTGCTCTTCAATCTATTTGATCTATTCAGTTTGATCTATTCAATGTTTGTTTGATGATTTGATCGATACTCCTCCTGGATATGGTTGCCATGCCCTCTGATTCGCCCTGCAATTCCCAAGCCCCATCCCCGATCGCCCCTGGAACCCCGATCGAGACTGAAACACCCAAGCGGCAATTACGGATAGAAAATAACGATCTAAGTAATGATTTATACATCTCATGGGAGGACTATCACCGGGCGATCGAACGGTTAGCCTGTTCAGTGCATCAATCGGGCTGGGCATTTGACCAAATTGTCTGTTTAGCCCGTGGGGGCCTGCGAGTGGGTGATATTTTCTCGCGCCTGTTTCACAAACCCTTAGCCATTCTGTTTGCCAGTTCCTATGCCGGAGAGTTGGGGCGGGAACGGGGGCAGCTCAAATTTGCCCAAAGCTTGGCTATGACGGGCGATCGCCTGGGGCCGAGGGTGTTGGTGGTGGATGATTTAGCCGACTCGGGAGCAACCCTGAAGGCTTCGATTCAGTGGCTGCGCGATCGCTACGATCTCAGCGACCTGCGCACGGCCGTGATTTGGTACAAGGGCTGTTCATCGATCGCCCCGGATTATTACGACTGTTATTTACCCCATAATCCCTGGATTCATCAGCCATTTGAGCGCTATGACGTGATGGAACTGGCTGAGCTTGCTTCCTCGATCGAGGCAGATTAATCAAAGTTAACGACAATTCATGGGGCGATCGCATGACCGGGGGGCACTATTGGGGCATGTTACGCTTGAGGCGGAGCCTGAAATCTCGAAAATTCTCCGTAATTACTCGGATGACAAATCCAGTGCCATAATATTCTGAACATGACCAGATTCAACGATGGCAACCCCCTAGGGGGCTAAACCCCACTGAACCCTCCGTTAACTCTGTAATAACGTGGATGGTCAGTTCCGTTGCTTCGTTGCAATCCAGTTCCTTTCCTTCTCTGGTGGTTCCCGAATTCGGCTTTTGCGGAGGGACGCATCTGGATTCTGCCCTGCCATGATCGCGCTCCCGCTTGTATCCCTTGTCGTAGTAGAGGTTGGCTATGGAGAATCAACCGTCTCCCAGCACAGATCGATCGGTCTCAGGACAGCCAGCAGCGCGGCCCCGGTCGATCGGCCTTAAGCCCCTGGGTCAATACCTTGTGGAGGCGGGTTTGCTCGCGCCCGCTCAAGTCACGGTTGCTCTGAATGATCAGAGTGTGACGGGGTTGCGGTTTGGGGAAATTTTGTCGAAACGGGGTTGGGTTCGCGAGCAAACCATCGAATATTTCATGGACAAAGTGATCGAGCCGGAACGTCGATCGCTCCGTCAGTCCATGGCTGTGGCAACCCAGCGCACCAGTGCCGCCCGGGCCGCCGCGCCCGCCAGTCCCCACCGCAAAGGGTTTGTGCGATCGGCCTCGACCTCGGTGGAACCTAACAAGCGGCCCCCGGCTCCCCCATCTGCCAGAATGCCGATTGCTGTGTCGGATCCGGCGGGCAGTTTCCGCACCGATGATGCTAGTTTGCGCCACCGCAAGCATTACGGCCCCACCAGCGCAAAAACCACGGCGGGCTTAACTCCACCACCGCCGCCGCCGCCTTCCTTTCCACCACCGCCGCCCCCACCCGATCGCCCCCGCGATGGTGAGGAGTCCCCGGAAATTACCACCTGTAATGGTGTGTCTGCGTCCGACGATTTTCGAGACGCGGCTGAGAACTTGGTCTGGATTGGCTAGCAAGTCGCTCATGGTGCGTTAGAGCGCGACTAGGAATCATGAGGGCGTTTGGGTAGTGCCGTAATGGGTAGTGCCGTAATTCAGGCACGATCAGCTCGTG
This window harbors:
- a CDS encoding phosphoribosyltransferase, translating into MPSDSPCNSQAPSPIAPGTPIETETPKRQLRIENNDLSNDLYISWEDYHRAIERLACSVHQSGWAFDQIVCLARGGLRVGDIFSRLFHKPLAILFASSYAGELGRERGQLKFAQSLAMTGDRLGPRVLVVDDLADSGATLKASIQWLRDRYDLSDLRTAVIWYKGCSSIAPDYYDCYLPHNPWIHQPFERYDVMELAELASSIEAD
- the ilvB gene encoding biosynthetic-type acetolactate synthase large subunit; amino-acid sequence: MRSRNASQIDSSIVPVTRRTGAYALLDSLCRHGVKHIFGYPGGAILPIYDELYGFEVSGQLKHILVRHEQGAAHAADGYARATGQVGVCFGTSGPGATNLVTGIATAHMDSIPLVVITGQVPRTAIGTDAFQETDIWGITLPIVKHSYVVRDPADMAAIVAEAFYIASSGRPGPVLIDVPKDVGLEEFDYVPVEPGSIRPAGYKPTVKGNPRQITQAIELIRHSQRPLLYVGGGAIAAGAHAEIARLADHFRLPTTTTLMGKGAFDEHHPLALGMLGMHGTAYANFAVTECDLLIAVGARFDDRVTGKLDEFASRAKVIHIDIDPAEVGKTRVPDVPIVGDVKQVLIELLDRVRELEIVSDPAQTAAWHTRINQWKTDYPLVVPSYDNEIAPQEVIVELGRQAPDAYYTTDVGQHQMWAAQFLKNGPRRWISSAGLGTMGFGIPAAMGAKVALPDHQVICVAGDASVQMNIQELGTLAQFGINAKTVIVNNGWQGMVRQWQEAFYGERYSSSNMEVGMPDFGKLAEAFGIKGILVTERSQLAPAVAEMLAYDGPVLLDVRVRRDENCYPMVAPGKSNAQMLGLPEVKRETPVSHQTCTNCQTDNHPSHQFCSHCGAKL